The DNA sequence GCCGACGCCGTCGGAGTGCTCACCTCCTGGACGGATGGTGTGTTGCGGATCACACGCCGCGACGGGCGGACGGTCGAGGTCGCGGAGGACGCGCTCGTCGCGGGCAAGGTCGTCCCGGCCGCCCCGGCGCGGCGGCGCGGTCCGGCGGCGACGCTGCGCGAGCTCCAGGACGTCGCCGCGCGCGGCTGGCCCGCCACCGAGACCGGGCGGCTGGGCGACTGGGCGCTCCGCGCCGCCGGCGGCTTCACCGCCCGCGCCAACTCGGCGCTGCCCCTGGGCCGTTCCGGGCTGCCGCTGCCGGAGGCGGTGGACCGGGTCACCGCCTGGTACCACGAGCGGGGACTCCCGGCGCGCGTCCAGGTCACCACCGGCGACCCGGCGGAGGACGAGCGGCTCGACGCCGGGCTGGCCGCCCGCGGCTGGACCGCCGAGCGGTACGCCCTGATGCGGACGGCCGCCCTGGCACCGGTCGCGGACGCGGCGGAGGACGTCGATCAGGTGCTGTTGAGCCGCGAGCCGGACGAGGCGTGGCTGGAGATGTACGGGCGCGTCGAGAACCCCGGCGCCGCCCGCGCGGTGCTGGCCGGCGGGCCGTCCGTGTGGTGCGCGAGCGTTCCCGGCGCCGCCATCGGGCGCTGTGTGGTCGACGGCCGGTGGGCGGGGTTCGCCGCCCTGGAGGTCTCCCCCGAGCACCGGCGGAAGGGGCTGGCGACGCGGGTCATGGCCGCGCTGGCGCGGCGGGCGCTGAACGAGGGCGCCTCGGCCGCGTACCTCCAGGTCGAGACCGGCAACGCGGGCGCGCTGGCGCTCTACGACCGGCTCGGCTTCACGACGCACCACGCCTACCACTACCGTCGCGAACCGGAGCACTGAGCGGCGGGCGTGCGGGGAGCGCCGCGGAGGGATCACCATGGGAAGCCTGGAGGGCGGCGGGCGGCGCGCGGAGACCGCGCGGCCGGCCCTCATGACCTGGGGAAGGCCGGAATGACCGAGACCAGCGGCCGGCGGCGGTTCGCCGAAGCGGCCCGCGACGAGCGGCCCGACCTGGCGCTGCTGTGCCTGCTCATCGCCGCCGAGGCCGACCCCGGGCTCGGTGAACGGGAGCTCGACGCGGCCCAGATGGAGCTGGACCGCCTCGCCGGGATGCTGCCGGCGCTCGGCCGGCACGCCGAGCCGGAGCGCTGGGCCGCGGCCCTCGCGGAGCTGCTCGGCGAGCGCTGCGGCTTCCACGGGACCCCCGCCGACTACCGGCGGCTGGAGTCCTCGCTCCTCACCTCGGTGCTGGAGCGGCGTCGGGGGCTGCCGATCCTGCTGTCCGTGGTGTGGCTGGAGGTGGCCCGGCGGGCCGGGGCGCCGGTGTACGGGGTGGCGCTGCCCGGCCACTTCGTCGTCGGCTTCGGCGCCCCCGACGGGCGGCATGTGCTCGCCGACCCGTTCGAGGGCGGGCGGACGCTGTCCGAGGAGGAGGCGGGGCTGCTCGTCGCCGGCGCCACCGGCACCCCGGTGCCGCCCGCCGCGTTCTCGCCCGCCGAACCCCTGGAGATCGTCCTCCGCATCCTCAACAACATCCGCGCCTGGGCGACGGCCCGCCCCGAGCGCGGCGGCGTCCGGCTCTGGGCCGTGGAACTCTCCCTGCTCCTCCCCGGCCACCCCGCGCGGCTCCGCCATGAGCACGCCGAACTCCTCGTGGAGCGCGGGGAGTTCGCCCGTGGGGCGCGGGAACTGGAGGAGTACGCCGAGGTGATCGCCCCGGTGGAGCCGGAGACGGCGGAGGCGGTGCGCCGGCAGGCGCTGGCGGCGCGGGCGCTGCTCAACTGACGCCGA is a window from the Streptomyces mobaraensis genome containing:
- a CDS encoding GNAT family N-acetyltransferase, with protein sequence MEFTTGGRLEIRISSEDVGKRVSVRALNDRTSSPERFADAVGVLTSWTDGVLRITRRDGRTVEVAEDALVAGKVVPAAPARRRGPAATLRELQDVAARGWPATETGRLGDWALRAAGGFTARANSALPLGRSGLPLPEAVDRVTAWYHERGLPARVQVTTGDPAEDERLDAGLAARGWTAERYALMRTAALAPVADAAEDVDQVLLSREPDEAWLEMYGRVENPGAARAVLAGGPSVWCASVPGAAIGRCVVDGRWAGFAALEVSPEHRRKGLATRVMAALARRALNEGASAAYLQVETGNAGALALYDRLGFTTHHAYHYRREPEH
- a CDS encoding transglutaminase-like domain-containing protein, with the translated sequence MTETSGRRRFAEAARDERPDLALLCLLIAAEADPGLGERELDAAQMELDRLAGMLPALGRHAEPERWAAALAELLGERCGFHGTPADYRRLESSLLTSVLERRRGLPILLSVVWLEVARRAGAPVYGVALPGHFVVGFGAPDGRHVLADPFEGGRTLSEEEAGLLVAGATGTPVPPAAFSPAEPLEIVLRILNNIRAWATARPERGGVRLWAVELSLLLPGHPARLRHEHAELLVERGEFARGARELEEYAEVIAPVEPETAEAVRRQALAARALLN